One window of Natrinema sp. SYSU A 869 genomic DNA carries:
- a CDS encoding FGGY-family carbohydrate kinase translates to MNHVAIDLGASGGTVFLGSVTSSSFTVEEVYRFDNRPIDRDGRYVWDLDTLVDHITAGLDAAADHTDGLDTVGIDTWGLDFGLLEDGELLRAPTSYRDPEAAATCEELFDVAGKRRLFEATGIANWNTPNALWQLHTIAEYDPELLERADELLMIPQLLSLLVGGRPIGEVTVASTTQMVDPESRTWAIDLLEELGLPTDLLPSLAEPGERLGTVDERVAPDPDAPPELLAPASHDTAAAVAGLPLTDDAAFLNTGSWFILGVERDEPVRTTAAFEHSLSNELGVDDTVRLLKNVNGFFLLEECRSAWREAREPTDYEHLLSAARRAPPRAALVDPDADAFSIEGSMPEQVRSYCRRTDQPVPTGQGGVVRCLLDSLVTKTALVLDQLATAVDETPTRIALGGGGVRNELFCQLLADATDRTVTAGPVEATAVGNLLTQAIAVGTLSDIEAGRRLIRASFEPTTYEPAGAGGWDREKNKMRDLPTD, encoded by the coding sequence ATGAACCACGTCGCCATCGACCTCGGTGCCAGCGGCGGGACAGTGTTCCTCGGGAGCGTGACCTCGTCGTCGTTCACCGTCGAAGAGGTCTACCGGTTCGACAACCGTCCCATCGATCGCGACGGGAGATACGTCTGGGACCTCGACACGCTCGTCGATCACATCACGGCCGGACTCGATGCCGCTGCCGATCACACCGACGGCCTCGACACGGTCGGGATAGATACCTGGGGACTGGACTTCGGGCTCCTGGAAGACGGTGAGCTCCTTCGAGCCCCGACCTCGTACCGCGATCCCGAGGCGGCGGCAACCTGCGAGGAACTGTTCGACGTTGCGGGGAAACGACGGCTGTTCGAGGCCACTGGCATCGCGAACTGGAACACGCCGAACGCGCTGTGGCAACTCCATACGATCGCCGAGTACGACCCCGAACTCCTCGAGCGGGCCGACGAACTGCTCATGATACCACAGCTCCTCTCGCTCTTGGTGGGCGGTCGGCCGATCGGCGAGGTGACGGTTGCCTCGACCACGCAGATGGTCGACCCGGAGAGCCGTACCTGGGCGATTGACTTGCTCGAGGAACTGGGGCTTCCGACCGATCTCCTCCCCTCACTCGCTGAACCCGGCGAACGGCTGGGAACTGTCGATGAGCGCGTCGCACCGGACCCTGATGCACCGCCCGAACTCCTCGCGCCAGCAAGCCACGACACCGCGGCGGCCGTCGCCGGCCTTCCACTGACCGACGATGCAGCGTTTCTCAACACGGGCTCGTGGTTCATCCTTGGCGTCGAGCGCGACGAGCCGGTCCGGACGACCGCGGCCTTCGAGCACTCGCTCTCGAACGAACTCGGCGTGGACGATACCGTCCGGCTGTTGAAAAACGTCAACGGGTTCTTTCTGCTGGAGGAGTGCCGGTCGGCGTGGCGTGAGGCCCGCGAGCCGACCGACTACGAACACCTCTTGTCAGCGGCCCGGCGTGCACCACCGCGGGCGGCACTCGTCGACCCGGACGCCGACGCCTTTTCGATAGAGGGGTCGATGCCCGAGCAGGTACGATCGTACTGTCGTCGCACAGATCAACCGGTCCCGACCGGACAGGGCGGCGTCGTCCGCTGTCTGCTGGACAGTCTTGTGACGAAGACGGCGCTGGTGCTGGATCAGTTGGCCACGGCCGTCGACGAGACGCCGACGCGGATCGCGCTCGGAGGCGGCGGCGTCCGCAACGAGCTGTTCTGCCAACTCCTGGCCGATGCCACCGACCGAACGGTGACCGCCGGCCCAGTCGAAGCGACTGCCGTCGGAAACCTCCTGACTCAGGCGATTGCGGTCGGGACACTCTCCGATATCGAGGCGGGCCGTCGTCTGATCCGGGCGTCGTTCGAACCCACGACCTACGAGCCTGCCGGCGCGGGCGGCTGGGACAGGGAGAAAAACAAGATGCGGGACCTTCCGACGGACTGA
- a CDS encoding class II aldolase/adducin family protein: protein MTDEAIPHHETRSDICEYGRGLLEDDLTTGTGGNLSARLDENHIAISPSGIPYEDIEPADVPVVNTDGTVVSGDVDPSTELPMHLAVYRERPEVGGVVHTHSPYATTFASLGEPIPASHYLISFTGSEVPVAEYCTHATAELGEAAVDALEESFNATLLRNHGVLTADDSLEDAYTVALMVEYCARIHYQARSIGDPEILPDDEIDRLSDKLDSYGQ from the coding sequence ATGACAGACGAAGCCATTCCACATCACGAAACGCGTAGCGACATTTGCGAGTATGGCCGCGGGCTGCTCGAGGACGACTTGACGACCGGTACCGGCGGCAACCTCAGCGCCAGACTCGACGAGAACCATATCGCGATCAGTCCGTCAGGGATCCCCTACGAGGATATCGAACCAGCGGATGTCCCGGTCGTCAACACGGACGGCACGGTCGTCTCCGGCGATGTCGATCCCTCGACTGAACTCCCGATGCACTTGGCCGTCTACCGCGAGCGGCCCGAGGTCGGCGGCGTCGTCCACACCCACTCGCCGTACGCGACGACGTTCGCCTCGCTCGGTGAGCCGATACCGGCCTCCCACTACCTCATCTCGTTTACCGGGTCCGAGGTACCGGTCGCGGAGTACTGCACTCACGCGACCGCGGAACTGGGTGAGGCGGCGGTCGACGCGCTCGAAGAGTCGTTCAACGCGACGCTGCTTCGCAACCACGGCGTGTTGACCGCGGACGATTCGCTGGAGGACGCCTACACCGTCGCGCTGATGGTGGAGTACTGCGCCCGCATCCACTATCAGGCCCGCTCGATCGGCGACCCTGAGATCCTTCCGGACGACGAGATCGACCGACTGAGCGACAAACTCGATAGCTATGGGCAGTGA
- a CDS encoding ABC transporter ATP-binding protein: MSRIDIDDVTKSYGAGENDIIAVDDVSLHIDDGEFVIFVGPSGSGKSTLLRIVAGLEEQTEGDVVIGDTIVNELSPRARNIAMVFQNYALYPNMTVEENMSFGLKMSTELSSDEIEDRVHETAETMGIDQLLENTPGEMSGGQQQRVALGRAIVRDPDIFLMDEPLSNLDAKLRTEMRTEINRLQNELDVTTLYVTHDQTEAMTMGDRLVVLNHGEIQQVGTPLECFYRPTNQFVAGFLGSPSMNFFDGRVEGSTFRADGFDYDLTEQMQSAIGDREELVLGIRPEDVTLHERGGSSHEFEAVVDVVEPMGSISYVYLRAQDQTSDQTFIVETDDQYPITEGQHVYVEVPHRTVHLFNAGDGETIHQRQLDEGAEVALRERKQTVNNLAE, encoded by the coding sequence ATGTCACGAATCGACATCGACGACGTAACGAAATCGTACGGGGCCGGTGAGAATGATATCATTGCCGTCGACGACGTTTCGCTGCATATCGACGACGGCGAATTCGTGATCTTCGTCGGTCCGTCCGGGAGCGGCAAGTCGACACTCCTGCGGATCGTCGCCGGCCTGGAGGAACAGACAGAGGGTGACGTCGTTATCGGCGATACCATCGTCAACGAACTCAGCCCGCGGGCACGGAACATCGCGATGGTGTTCCAGAACTATGCGCTGTACCCGAACATGACGGTCGAAGAGAACATGTCGTTCGGTCTCAAGATGTCGACGGAACTGTCTTCCGACGAGATCGAGGACCGCGTCCATGAGACGGCCGAGACGATGGGGATCGACCAGTTGCTAGAAAACACGCCTGGAGAAATGTCCGGTGGTCAGCAACAGCGCGTGGCGTTGGGACGGGCTATCGTCCGCGACCCGGACATCTTCTTGATGGATGAACCGCTCAGCAACCTCGACGCGAAGCTCCGAACGGAGATGCGAACCGAGATCAATCGGCTCCAGAACGAGCTCGACGTGACGACGCTGTACGTGACCCACGATCAGACAGAGGCGATGACGATGGGCGATCGACTCGTCGTCCTCAATCACGGAGAGATCCAGCAGGTCGGCACGCCACTGGAGTGTTTCTACCGCCCAACCAACCAGTTCGTCGCCGGATTCCTCGGCTCTCCCTCGATGAACTTCTTCGACGGCCGCGTCGAGGGCAGCACGTTTCGGGCCGACGGCTTCGACTACGATCTGACAGAGCAAATGCAGTCAGCGATCGGCGATCGCGAGGAGCTCGTGCTGGGCATCAGGCCTGAGGATGTAACGCTCCACGAGAGAGGCGGCTCGAGTCACGAGTTCGAGGCCGTCGTCGACGTCGTTGAACCGATGGGGAGCATCTCATACGTCTACCTGCGCGCCCAAGACCAGACAAGCGACCAGACGTTTATCGTCGAAACGGATGATCAGTATCCGATCACCGAGGGGCAACACGTCTACGTAGAGGTCCCCCACCGGACAGTCCACTTGTTCAACGCAGGCGATGGTGAGACGATCCACCAGCGCCAACTCGACGAAGGGGCAGAAGTCGCACTTCGGGAGCGAAAGCAGACCGTCAACAACCTCGCAGAGTGA
- a CDS encoding glucose 1-dehydrogenase: MSVLESFSLEGETAIVTGAAQGLGREMATALAEMGADVAIADMNSSKATKTATELDGETDVIAVDVDVTDEASVESMVETVTDRLGSVDVLVNNAGIVENSPAEETSIDSWRQVLAVNLDGVFLCAKHVGQRMLERGEGKIVNVSSMSGFDVNVPQKQASYNTTKAGVSMLTKSLAVEWADRGVQVNAIAPGYMRTELVDAVLEENPEMEATWMENTPMGRLGRPEELRELVVYLASDASSYMTGSTVVMDGGYTSR; encoded by the coding sequence ATGAGCGTACTGGAGAGTTTCTCCCTCGAGGGAGAGACGGCTATCGTCACCGGTGCAGCACAGGGACTCGGCAGAGAGATGGCGACCGCCCTCGCAGAAATGGGGGCCGACGTGGCTATTGCCGATATGAACTCATCGAAAGCGACGAAGACCGCAACGGAACTCGACGGCGAAACGGACGTGATCGCTGTCGACGTCGACGTGACTGATGAGGCCTCGGTCGAGTCGATGGTCGAGACAGTAACGGACCGACTGGGTTCGGTCGATGTGCTCGTCAATAACGCGGGCATTGTCGAGAACTCGCCGGCCGAAGAGACGTCGATTGACTCCTGGCGGCAGGTCCTCGCGGTCAACCTCGACGGCGTCTTCCTCTGTGCCAAACACGTTGGTCAGCGGATGTTAGAGCGGGGAGAGGGCAAGATCGTTAACGTCTCGTCGATGTCCGGCTTCGACGTCAACGTTCCGCAGAAACAGGCCAGCTATAATACGACCAAAGCCGGCGTTTCGATGCTCACGAAGTCACTGGCAGTCGAGTGGGCCGACCGCGGCGTCCAGGTCAACGCCATTGCACCCGGCTACATGCGGACCGAACTCGTCGACGCGGTACTCGAGGAGAACCCGGAGATGGAGGCAACCTGGATGGAGAATACGCCGATGGGTCGGCTCGGCCGGCCGGAGGAACTGCGAGAACTGGTCGTCTACCTCGCTTCGGACGCCTCGTCGTACATGACCGGCTCGACGGTCGTGATGGACGGCGGATACACGTCGCGGTAG
- a CDS encoding carbohydrate ABC transporter permease — MATTDSPKEPERRMSKTNRERLVSVGRHAALLAWSFVVLFPLYWVVSMSLKPPSEAISLPPDWIFLPTVYNYMQLLQQSSFIAAFANSVFMVSTSVILVLLIGVPAAYVLSRYDIPKQRDVLVWILSSRMLPPVAVVIPFFVIFRALNLYDTRIGMIFMYITINISVVVWVMKAFFDGIPETLEEAARVDGATQFQAFRKVILPAAKPGIFSVAIISFIFAWIELLFSLVLTNNNATTVTMQVYQFIGVRQIEWGMLAAATTATILPVVVFVIAVNKYLAAGLSFGVVVKE, encoded by the coding sequence ATGGCGACCACCGATAGTCCGAAGGAACCGGAACGCCGGATGTCGAAGACCAACCGAGAGCGTCTTGTTTCGGTGGGACGACACGCCGCATTGCTCGCGTGGTCCTTCGTCGTCCTCTTCCCGCTGTACTGGGTCGTCTCCATGTCGCTCAAGCCTCCGAGCGAAGCGATCTCGCTCCCGCCGGACTGGATCTTCCTGCCGACGGTGTACAACTACATGCAACTGCTCCAACAGTCGAGTTTCATCGCTGCGTTCGCCAACAGCGTCTTTATGGTCAGTACGTCAGTGATACTCGTCTTGTTGATCGGCGTCCCGGCTGCGTACGTTCTGTCGCGGTACGACATCCCGAAACAGCGGGACGTACTCGTCTGGATTCTCTCATCACGGATGCTCCCACCGGTCGCCGTCGTCATCCCCTTCTTCGTCATCTTCCGAGCGTTGAACCTCTATGACACTCGAATCGGGATGATCTTCATGTATATTACGATCAATATCTCGGTGGTGGTCTGGGTAATGAAGGCCTTCTTTGACGGCATTCCAGAGACGTTAGAAGAGGCCGCACGCGTCGACGGTGCGACGCAGTTCCAAGCCTTCCGGAAGGTAATTCTGCCGGCGGCCAAACCCGGTATCTTCTCGGTAGCGATAATCAGCTTCATCTTCGCTTGGATCGAATTGCTGTTCTCACTAGTACTGACGAACAACAATGCCACGACAGTGACGATGCAGGTCTATCAGTTCATCGGCGTGCGCCAGATCGAATGGGGGATGCTCGCAGCGGCGACGACCGCAACGATTCTTCCCGTCGTGGTGTTCGTCATTGCGGTGAATAAATACCTTGCTGCCGGACTCAGCTTCGGCGTGGTGGTCAAAGAATGA
- a CDS encoding sugar ABC transporter permease, whose translation MSTQTQSTNSEPSALVRLRDLWNAYLPYWFMTPMVLVMLLITVFPGIYDLYLSLVKYKLTDPTAIGQFNGLENFQTAFTSGGAVNSFTITILFVVGALAFETGLGFLLAALVTGVKSDRMKTFYRIAFILPMAVAPVSLATISRIMLNSEVGVIPYMITQYTPFVAPNFLSDLPLLTVILVDTWNWTPFMFIIFYAGMSSVPDTLLEAARVDGAPLWRRYVHVIIPYMKPVLFVAILIRLIDLFRTFGLVFSLTSGGPGTETELVSINIFQTGFTFVDLGAASAIAVVYLIGIVALCNILIIKIGFEGVWE comes from the coding sequence ATGAGTACACAAACACAATCAACGAACTCCGAACCGTCGGCACTAGTGAGGCTACGTGATCTGTGGAACGCCTACCTACCGTACTGGTTCATGACGCCCATGGTGCTCGTGATGCTGTTGATCACCGTTTTTCCGGGCATCTACGACCTGTACTTGAGCCTCGTCAAGTACAAGCTCACCGATCCGACGGCGATAGGTCAGTTCAACGGGCTGGAGAACTTCCAGACTGCCTTCACCAGCGGTGGCGCGGTCAACTCGTTCACCATCACGATACTGTTCGTTGTCGGTGCACTTGCCTTCGAAACCGGCCTTGGGTTCTTGCTCGCGGCGCTCGTGACCGGCGTCAAATCCGACCGGATGAAGACGTTCTACCGCATCGCGTTCATCCTCCCGATGGCAGTCGCACCGGTCTCGCTCGCAACGATCAGTCGGATCATGTTGAACTCCGAGGTCGGCGTAATCCCGTACATGATAACCCAGTATACGCCGTTCGTGGCTCCGAACTTCCTCAGCGATCTGCCACTGTTGACGGTGATCCTCGTTGATACGTGGAACTGGACGCCGTTCATGTTCATCATCTTCTACGCCGGCATGTCGTCGGTTCCCGATACGCTGCTCGAGGCAGCGCGCGTCGACGGAGCGCCACTGTGGCGACGCTACGTCCACGTCATCATTCCGTACATGAAGCCGGTGTTGTTCGTCGCCATCCTCATCCGACTGATCGATCTGTTCAGAACCTTCGGACTGGTGTTTAGTCTGACGAGCGGTGGCCCCGGTACTGAGACGGAACTGGTGAGCATCAACATCTTCCAGACTGGGTTTACGTTCGTTGACCTCGGCGCAGCTAGCGCCATCGCGGTCGTGTACCTCATTGGGATCGTCGCCCTGTGTAACATCTTGATCATCAAGATCGGTTTCGAGGGGGTGTGGGAATAA
- the dgoD gene encoding galactonate dehydratase encodes MQITDYELFAVPPRWLLLKIETDDGVVGWGEPIIQGRLETVRTAVSELIERYLLGEDPLRTEYHWRKLYQGGYFRGGPILMSALAGIDHALWDIKGRHYDAPVHELLGGHVRDRMLVYQWLGGECPEDIATAARDDYEQGYRAFKLNFVQDFRPLETAAAVDLAVERVAAVRDAIGDEAFLGVDFHGRVSKPMAVELVQRLEPYDLMFIDQPLLPEHTDSFAAISDRTTVPIAVGERLYSRYEFKQLFVDNAVSVIQPDVTHVGGISELRKIASLAEAFDVAVVPHCPIGPIAFAASLQVGFCSQNVVMQEQDLGVEAPESSQRLALLEDPETFRFQNGYIERPTGPGLGIEIDESYVRKQAQTEVNWYNPVWHHEDGSIAEW; translated from the coding sequence ATGCAAATCACGGACTACGAACTGTTCGCCGTTCCCCCGCGGTGGTTACTGCTGAAGATAGAGACCGACGACGGGGTCGTCGGATGGGGAGAGCCGATCATTCAGGGGCGGCTCGAGACGGTCCGGACGGCGGTCAGCGAACTGATAGAGCGGTACCTCCTCGGGGAAGACCCGCTCCGGACGGAGTACCACTGGCGGAAGCTCTATCAGGGCGGCTACTTCCGGGGCGGTCCGATACTGATGAGCGCGCTGGCGGGCATCGACCATGCCCTCTGGGATATCAAGGGGCGACATTACGACGCGCCGGTCCACGAACTGCTCGGCGGTCACGTCCGCGATCGGATGCTCGTCTACCAGTGGCTCGGTGGCGAGTGTCCGGAAGACATCGCGACGGCCGCTCGTGACGACTACGAGCAGGGGTACCGCGCGTTCAAACTCAACTTTGTTCAGGATTTCCGGCCGCTGGAGACGGCCGCCGCCGTCGACCTCGCCGTCGAACGGGTAGCGGCAGTCCGGGACGCCATCGGCGACGAGGCGTTTCTCGGTGTCGACTTCCACGGTCGCGTCTCGAAGCCGATGGCCGTCGAACTCGTCCAGCGGCTCGAACCGTACGACCTGATGTTCATCGACCAGCCGCTCCTCCCGGAACATACCGATTCGTTCGCCGCGATAAGCGACCGAACGACCGTTCCCATCGCCGTCGGCGAGCGGCTCTACTCTCGATACGAGTTCAAGCAACTGTTCGTCGACAACGCCGTCTCCGTCATCCAACCGGATGTCACTCACGTCGGTGGCATCAGCGAACTGCGGAAGATCGCCTCGTTGGCCGAGGCGTTCGACGTGGCCGTCGTCCCACACTGTCCGATCGGGCCAATCGCCTTTGCCGCCAGCCTTCAAGTCGGGTTCTGCTCGCAGAACGTCGTCATGCAGGAGCAGGACCTCGGCGTGGAAGCGCCCGAGTCGAGCCAACGCCTGGCACTGCTCGAGGATCCGGAGACGTTCAGGTTCCAGAATGGCTACATCGAGCGGCCGACGGGTCCCGGTCTCGGGATCGAGATAGACGAAAGCTACGTTCGTAAGCAAGCCCAGACCGAAGTCAACTGGTATAATCCAGTCTGGCACCACGAGGACGGCAGCATCGCCGAGTGGTGA
- a CDS encoding NAD(P)-dependent alcohol dehydrogenase, whose amino-acid sequence MRTAVLVEPMEFELQERDRPTPGPNDVLVAIRDVGICGSDVHYYEHGRIGDYVVEEPLVLGHESAGEIVEVGENVTDLEPGDRVALEPGVPCRRCEHCKHGDYHLCEDVVFMATPPHDGAFAEYVSWPADFAYELPENVSTVEGALCEPLSVGIHACRRGDVGTGDTVLVTGAGPIGLMVAEAARAAGATDVIITDVVSEKLEFARERGVDLTINVMETEVETAVDEYTDGVGADVVVEASGAKSSIESTLDGIRRGGTIVLVGLADEANVPFDFLDVIDNELDVHGSFRYKNTYAAAVDLLADDVVDVGGIVDFESSLSAVDDAFTRATEPTVVKGMISVDDA is encoded by the coding sequence ATGCGAACCGCTGTGTTAGTCGAACCGATGGAGTTTGAGCTGCAGGAACGTGACCGCCCAACACCCGGGCCAAACGACGTACTCGTCGCGATACGCGACGTCGGTATCTGTGGATCAGACGTTCACTACTACGAACACGGTCGTATCGGTGACTACGTCGTCGAGGAGCCGCTCGTCCTCGGCCACGAGAGCGCTGGCGAGATCGTTGAGGTCGGTGAGAACGTCACCGATCTCGAGCCCGGAGACCGCGTCGCTCTGGAACCCGGTGTCCCGTGTCGGCGCTGTGAGCACTGCAAGCACGGCGACTACCACCTCTGTGAGGACGTGGTGTTCATGGCGACCCCGCCACACGACGGCGCATTCGCTGAGTACGTGTCTTGGCCGGCCGACTTTGCCTACGAACTCCCCGAGAACGTCTCCACCGTCGAAGGGGCGCTGTGCGAACCGCTTTCGGTCGGTATTCACGCCTGTCGTCGCGGCGATGTCGGAACCGGCGACACCGTTCTCGTCACCGGTGCGGGACCGATCGGACTAATGGTCGCCGAAGCTGCTCGTGCCGCCGGAGCGACCGACGTGATCATAACCGATGTCGTCTCGGAGAAACTCGAGTTCGCCCGCGAACGCGGCGTCGACCTTACAATAAACGTCATGGAGACCGAGGTCGAAACGGCCGTCGATGAGTACACTGACGGTGTCGGTGCTGACGTCGTGGTCGAAGCCTCCGGCGCAAAGTCGTCGATCGAATCGACGTTAGATGGCATTCGGCGCGGTGGTACTATCGTGCTAGTCGGATTGGCCGACGAGGCGAACGTTCCGTTTGACTTCCTCGACGTGATCGACAACGAACTGGACGTCCACGGATCCTTCCGGTACAAGAACACCTACGCTGCGGCCGTTGACCTGCTGGCCGATGATGTCGTTGACGTCGGGGGGATCGTCGACTTCGAGTCCTCGCTGTCGGCGGTCGACGATGCGTTCACCCGGGCCACGGAACCGACCGTCGTCAAAGGGATGATCTCCGTCGACGATGCGTGA